The following proteins are co-located in the Aliidongia dinghuensis genome:
- a CDS encoding chorismate mutase — MAADLTELRRLIDDIDDRLLDLLAERIAVAERVADYKRATGIPVRLPDRIEAVKARCAERGAARGLDPVYVRDLWGRIIEETCRLEERLIGTPA; from the coding sequence ATGGCCGCCGATCTCACCGAGCTGCGCAGGCTGATCGACGACATCGACGACCGCCTGCTCGATCTCTTGGCAGAGCGCATCGCCGTCGCCGAACGGGTTGCCGACTACAAGCGGGCGACCGGCATCCCCGTCCGCCTGCCGGACCGGATCGAGGCGGTCAAGGCGCGTTGCGCCGAGCGCGGGGCGGCACGCGGGCTCGATCCCGTCTATGTCCGCGACCTCTGGGGCCGGATCATCGAAGAGACCTGCCGGCTCGAGGAACGGCTGATCGGCACGCCGGCCTGA
- a CDS encoding peroxiredoxin, with product MKRVLAATLLAGLTASPALAALKPGDAAPKFTAPATLAGKEFTFKLADALKHGPVVLYFYPAAFTKGCSAEAHDFAEATERFKALGAMVVGISADKIAVLDKFSTADCQSKFAVAADPELTVAKSYDAVMAKNPSYADRTSYVISPDGKILSTYSSLDPDGHVASTIAAVEKWRTEHKG from the coding sequence ATGAAACGCGTCCTGGCCGCAACACTGCTCGCCGGCCTCACGGCCTCCCCCGCGCTGGCAGCCCTCAAGCCGGGCGATGCAGCGCCCAAATTCACGGCGCCGGCGACGCTCGCCGGCAAGGAATTCACCTTCAAGCTCGCCGACGCGCTGAAGCACGGGCCGGTCGTGCTCTATTTCTATCCGGCCGCCTTTACCAAGGGCTGCTCGGCCGAAGCGCATGATTTCGCCGAGGCGACCGAACGGTTCAAAGCGCTGGGCGCCATGGTCGTCGGCATCTCGGCCGACAAGATTGCCGTGCTCGACAAGTTCTCGACCGCCGACTGCCAGAGCAAGTTCGCCGTCGCGGCCGACCCTGAGCTCACGGTCGCGAAATCCTATGACGCCGTCATGGCGAAGAACCCGAGCTACGCCGACCGCACGTCCTACGTGATCTCGCCCGACGGCAAGATCCTGTCGACCTACAGCTCGCTCGACCCCGACGGCCATGTCGCCAGCACGATCGCCGCGGTCGAGAAATGGCGGACCGAGCACAAGGGCTGA